A genomic region of Nostoc sp. UHCC 0702 contains the following coding sequences:
- a CDS encoding TIR domain-containing protein has product MRDKLETQLRKLKRDNIITDYYDRKIGSEKEWKNQIHADLLTSDIVLLFVSKKLINSGYCSDVELKHAMERHKAQKARVIPIILESVDWKKELFGTLQALPKGNKPVRQWNSRDKAFKNIAEGIREEAKKLTNPTSSNASKNTQTATFSSLGIIVLVGAIWTYSNSQQSNISEPRPTRTILTQTEILNSTGWILIGKINNISGSLSAEEPLIEPFIDSPVIPSIRAVVTLKDEIDLRKEKTPSSQLLQKLQPEDKLVILQVPQIPKSSQNSPSEVWALVRKCNEICQ; this is encoded by the coding sequence CTGCGAGATAAATTAGAAACACAGCTAAGAAAATTGAAGCGAGACAATATTATTACTGACTACTATGACCGAAAAATTGGATCAGAAAAAGAATGGAAAAATCAGATACACGCCGACTTACTTACATCTGATATAGTTTTACTCTTTGTCAGTAAAAAGTTGATCAATTCAGGTTATTGCTCAGATGTCGAACTAAAACATGCGATGGAGCGGCATAAAGCTCAAAAAGCGAGAGTTATCCCTATCATTCTAGAATCTGTTGATTGGAAGAAAGAACTGTTTGGTACGCTTCAAGCGCTACCCAAAGGCAACAAACCTGTGAGACAGTGGAACTCTCGTGATAAAGCTTTTAAAAATATTGCTGAAGGTATCCGTGAAGAAGCTAAAAAACTGACCAATCCTACCTCTAGCAATGCTTCAAAAAATACGCAAACAGCCACCTTTTCCAGCTTAGGAATCATTGTACTAGTAGGTGCTATCTGGACGTACTCTAATTCTCAACAAAGTAACATATCAGAACCTCGTCCTACTCGTACTATTTTAACTCAAACAGAAATATTAAATTCTACCGGCTGGATTTTGATAGGTAAAATTAACAATATATCAGGTAGCTTGAGTGCTGAAGAGCCACTGATTGAACCTTTTATTGATTCTCCTGTCATTCCATCAATAAGAGCAGTAGTTACGCTTAAAGACGAGATAGATTTGAGGAAAGAAAAAACTCCTTCGTCACAGTTACTACAGAAACTTCAACCAGAAGATAAGCTAGTTATACTTCAAGTACCACAGATCCCTAAATCTAGTCAGAATTCACCATCTGAAGTGTGGGCGCTAGTCCGTAAATGTAATGAAATTTGCCAGTAG
- the psbA gene encoding photosystem II q(b) protein produces the protein MTATIQQRSSANVWDRFCEWITSTNNRLYIGWFGVLMIPTLLAATTCFIIAFIAAPPVDIDGIREPVAGSLLYGNNIISGAVVPSSNAIGLHFYPIWEAASLDEWLYNGGPYQLVIFHFLCGVFCYLGREWELSYRLGMRPWICLAFSAPVAAATAVFLIYPIGQGSFSDGMPLGISGTFNFMIVFQAEHNILMHPFHMLGVAGVFGGSLFSAMHGSLVTSSLVRETTENESQNYGYKFGQEEETYNIVAAHGYFGRLIFQYASFNNSRSLHFFLAAWPVIGIWFTALGVSTMAFNLNGFNFNQSVIDSQGRVINTWADIINRANLGMEVMHERNAHNFPLDLAAGDEARVALTAPAING, from the coding sequence ATGACCGCAACCATTCAACAGCGCAGTAGCGCCAACGTATGGGATCGCTTCTGCGAATGGATCACCAGCACCAACAACCGTCTATACATCGGTTGGTTCGGCGTACTGATGATTCCCACCCTGCTAGCTGCAACCACCTGCTTCATCATCGCCTTCATCGCCGCACCCCCCGTAGACATCGACGGAATCCGCGAACCAGTAGCAGGTTCCTTACTCTACGGAAACAACATCATCTCCGGTGCAGTTGTTCCTTCTTCCAACGCTATCGGTTTACACTTCTACCCAATTTGGGAAGCAGCATCTCTTGATGAATGGCTGTACAACGGTGGCCCTTACCAACTGGTAATTTTCCACTTCTTGTGTGGCGTATTCTGCTACTTAGGTCGTGAATGGGAACTATCCTACCGCTTGGGTATGCGTCCTTGGATTTGCTTAGCATTCTCTGCACCAGTAGCAGCAGCAACCGCAGTCTTCTTGATTTACCCCATCGGACAAGGTTCCTTCTCTGATGGTATGCCTTTGGGTATCTCTGGAACCTTCAACTTCATGATTGTGTTCCAAGCAGAACACAACATCTTAATGCACCCCTTCCACATGTTGGGTGTGGCTGGTGTATTCGGTGGAAGCTTGTTCAGTGCAATGCACGGTTCTCTAGTAACAAGTTCCTTAGTTCGTGAAACCACCGAAAACGAATCACAGAACTACGGTTACAAATTCGGTCAAGAAGAAGAAACCTACAACATCGTAGCTGCTCACGGTTACTTCGGTCGCTTGATATTCCAATACGCTTCTTTCAACAACAGCCGTTCGTTGCACTTCTTCCTGGCTGCTTGGCCAGTGATTGGAATCTGGTTCACCGCATTGGGTGTAAGCACAATGGCGTTCAACTTGAACGGTTTCAACTTCAACCAGTCTGTGATTGATTCTCAAGGTCGTGTGATTAACACCTGGGCTGACATCATCAACCGCGCTAACTTGGGTATGGAAGTGATGCACGAGCGCAATGCTCACAACTTCCCTCTCGATTTGGCTGCTGGTGATGAAGCTAGAGTTGCTTTAACTGCTCCTGCTATCAACGGTTAA
- the cofG gene encoding 7,8-didemethyl-8-hydroxy-5-deazariboflavin synthase subunit CofG — translation MPTNNSCIVTYSPAYTIVPTYECFNRCTYCNFRTEPGKSPWMTLSAAASVLKQLQGENVCEILILSGEVHPRSPKRQAWLQRIYDLCELALTMGFLPHTNAGPLSWEEMQKLKNVNVSMGLMLEQLTPTLLDTVHRYAPSKLPQVRLQQLQWAGELQIPFTTGLLLGIGETPDDWWETLAAISQLHQRYHHIQEVILQPHSPGHQQSFDAPPFDPHHLPEVIAKARQILPPDITIQIPPNLVKDDRWLLACIEAGARDLGGIGPKDEVNPNYPHVQEQALREILQPAGWELVPRSPVYPQFDHWLSEKLQTAVKQWRNV, via the coding sequence ATGCCAACTAATAATTCTTGCATTGTTACTTATAGCCCTGCTTATACAATCGTTCCGACTTACGAGTGTTTTAATCGCTGTACCTACTGCAACTTCCGCACCGAACCAGGTAAAAGCCCCTGGATGACACTATCAGCAGCAGCAAGCGTTTTAAAACAACTTCAAGGTGAAAATGTTTGTGAAATTTTGATACTCAGTGGAGAAGTGCATCCGCGATCGCCAAAGCGTCAAGCATGGTTGCAGCGGATTTATGATTTGTGCGAATTAGCACTGACGATGGGTTTTTTACCACATACAAATGCGGGGCCGCTGAGTTGGGAAGAGATGCAAAAGCTGAAAAATGTTAACGTTTCAATGGGTTTGATGCTAGAGCAGTTAACACCAACATTGTTAGATACTGTACATCGGTACGCACCAAGTAAATTACCACAAGTCAGACTGCAACAATTACAATGGGCAGGAGAGTTACAGATTCCTTTTACAACGGGGTTACTGTTGGGAATTGGGGAAACCCCTGATGATTGGTGGGAAACATTAGCAGCCATATCTCAACTGCATCAACGTTACCATCACATACAAGAAGTCATCCTGCAACCCCACAGTCCAGGACATCAGCAAAGTTTTGATGCACCACCTTTTGACCCCCATCATTTACCAGAAGTGATTGCCAAAGCCCGTCAAATTTTACCGCCAGATATTACAATTCAAATTCCGCCAAATTTAGTTAAAGATGACCGTTGGTTACTTGCTTGTATCGAAGCTGGTGCTAGAGACTTAGGCGGAATTGGGCCAAAAGATGAAGTAAATCCCAATTATCCCCATGTTCAGGAGCAAGCATTAAGAGAAATTTTACAGCCAGCAGGGTGGGAGTTAGTGCCGCGATCGCCAGTGTATCCGCAATTTGATCACTGGTTGTCTGAGAAATTGCAAACAGCGGTCAAACAGTGGCGAAATGTATAA
- a CDS encoding GrpB family protein codes for MKVEVVPHDPAWRGKFEDESKQVALAFGENLVAIHHIGSTAIPNIHAKPIIDMLVEVKDIAKVDKLCDAIAALGYEAMGEFGIPGRRYFRKHDTTGTRTHHIHTFALSSSTEITRHLAFRDYMIAHSEDAHKYSELKRQLAKQYPDDINGYMDGKDGFIKDMQTKAVAWWAAQKLG; via the coding sequence ATGAAAGTAGAAGTTGTACCACATGATCCGGCGTGGCGTGGCAAATTTGAGGATGAATCAAAGCAAGTTGCTCTTGCATTTGGTGAAAATTTAGTTGCTATTCACCATATTGGTAGTACAGCAATTCCCAATATCCATGCCAAGCCCATCATTGATATGTTGGTTGAGGTCAAAGACATTGCTAAAGTAGATAAGCTATGTGATGCGATCGCAGCATTAGGTTATGAGGCCATGGGCGAATTTGGCATCCCAGGCCGTCGTTACTTTCGTAAGCATGATACAACAGGCACAAGAACACATCATATTCACACGTTCGCCCTTAGCTCATCGACAGAAATAACAAGGCATTTGGCCTTTCGAGATTACATGATTGCACATTCTGAAGATGCACACAAATACAGTGAATTGAAGCGTCAGTTAGCCAAGCAGTATCCAGACGATATCAATGGATATATGGATGGCAAAGATGGCTTTATCAAGGATATGCAAACAAAAGCAGTAGCATGGTGGGCAGCACAGAAACTTGGGTAA
- a CDS encoding zinc ABC transporter substrate-binding protein, with the protein MSKKIPLNHSLRASLVALTIGFVGCGNQAASTSFTQSASINENLPKVVATTSVLCDLIKQVAENTVNLTCLISPGQDPHVYQPKPEDRKAIEQAKLILYNGYNLEPKLIKIIKTTQNSATKIAVGQLAVPKPQQFRENGRRVTDPHLWHNAKNTISMVEVISSNLKKLEPSNAATYSDNASQIKNQLIQMDSWIKSRIASIPTQKRKLVTTHNALGYYAKAYGLSLTGALASISTEEKPTDTQVQNLVKNVQQTKVPTIFAQTTMNPELIQSIAQEAEVKVSERELYTDGLGESGSDGDTYQKMMVANTRTIVEGLGGTYLRFEAKSQ; encoded by the coding sequence ATGTCAAAAAAAATACCGTTAAATCATTCCTTACGAGCTAGCCTTGTTGCTTTGACCATTGGATTTGTTGGGTGCGGAAATCAAGCAGCAAGCACATCTTTTACTCAGTCCGCCAGCATCAACGAAAATTTGCCCAAAGTCGTAGCAACTACAAGTGTACTGTGTGACTTAATCAAACAGGTTGCTGAAAATACAGTAAACCTCACCTGCTTGATTTCTCCAGGTCAAGACCCCCATGTCTATCAACCAAAACCAGAAGACCGCAAAGCTATTGAGCAAGCTAAGTTGATTCTCTACAATGGCTACAATTTGGAACCAAAATTGATCAAAATAATTAAAACAACTCAAAACTCTGCAACCAAAATCGCTGTTGGTCAACTTGCGGTTCCCAAGCCACAGCAATTTCGAGAAAATGGCCGCAGAGTCACAGACCCTCATCTTTGGCACAATGCCAAGAATACTATCAGTATGGTGGAGGTAATTAGCAGCAACCTGAAGAAATTAGAACCTAGCAATGCGGCAACTTATAGTGATAATGCAAGCCAAATCAAAAATCAACTAATCCAGATGGATAGTTGGATAAAGTCAAGAATTGCCAGCATTCCTACCCAAAAACGCAAATTAGTAACAACCCATAATGCACTGGGTTATTATGCCAAAGCATACGGTCTTTCCTTGACAGGTGCATTGGCAAGTATTAGCACTGAGGAAAAACCCACAGATACACAAGTTCAAAATTTAGTGAAAAACGTTCAGCAGACTAAAGTCCCGACAATTTTTGCCCAGACGACGATGAATCCTGAGTTAATTCAGTCCATAGCCCAAGAAGCCGAAGTGAAAGTTTCAGAAAGAGAACTTTATACAGATGGACTTGGGGAATCAGGAAGTGATGGGGATACATATCAGAAAATGATGGTTGCTAATACACGCACAATTGTAGAAGGATTAGGAGGAACTTATTTAAGATTTGAAGCAAAATCTCAATAA
- a CDS encoding GTP-binding protein, which yields MVADVITNSVPVTVLTGYLGAGKTTLLNHILTYEHGKKVAVIVNEFGEVGIDNQLIIDADEEIFEMNNGCICCTVRGDLIRIIGNLMKRRDKFDHLVIETTGLADPAPVIQTFFVDEDLQGQLSLDAVITVVDAKHIWQHWDADEAQEQIAFADVILLNKTDLVAPEELDELEKRIRAMNAMAKIYRTRNSELEMDALLGVKAFDLDRALEIDPNFLGEDAHEHDESVFSVALVEAGAVDGQKLNAWLSELLRIQGPDIFRMKGILNIAGEDNRFVFQGVHMIFDGRPDRPWKPNETPKNELVFIGRNLDEAQLKQDFLACLA from the coding sequence ATGGTAGCTGACGTAATCACAAATTCAGTTCCCGTTACTGTTCTGACAGGCTATTTGGGAGCGGGTAAAACGACTCTACTCAATCACATCCTCACCTACGAACATGGCAAAAAAGTTGCTGTGATTGTTAATGAATTTGGGGAAGTGGGTATTGATAACCAATTGATTATTGATGCAGATGAAGAAATATTTGAGATGAACAATGGCTGCATCTGCTGTACAGTGCGTGGTGATTTAATTCGGATCATCGGCAATTTGATGAAGCGGCGTGATAAATTTGACCATTTAGTAATTGAAACTACTGGGTTAGCTGATCCTGCACCAGTAATTCAGACATTCTTTGTTGATGAAGATTTACAAGGACAACTATCTCTAGATGCAGTGATCACAGTGGTAGATGCCAAGCATATTTGGCAGCATTGGGATGCAGATGAAGCACAAGAACAGATTGCTTTTGCTGATGTAATTTTACTTAATAAAACTGATTTAGTAGCACCAGAAGAGTTAGATGAATTAGAAAAACGGATTCGGGCGATGAATGCTATGGCTAAAATCTACCGTACCCGCAACTCGGAATTAGAAATGGATGCCCTTTTGGGTGTGAAAGCTTTTGATTTAGACCGCGCATTAGAAATTGATCCAAATTTCTTAGGTGAAGATGCCCACGAACATGATGAAAGCGTCTTTTCTGTGGCTTTAGTAGAAGCTGGCGCAGTCGATGGGCAAAAATTAAACGCTTGGCTTTCTGAGTTGCTGCGTATCCAAGGCCCAGATATCTTTCGGATGAAAGGCATTTTAAATATTGCTGGAGAAGATAATAGATTTGTGTTCCAAGGCGTGCATATGATATTTGATGGCAGACCCGATCGCCCTTGGAAACCGAATGAAACCCCTAAAAACGAACTAGTCTTTATCGGCCGCAATCTTGACGAAGCCCAACTCAAACAAGATTTTCTCGCCTGTCTAGCATAA
- a CDS encoding aspartoacylase codes for MNKIKRLVIVGGTHGNELTGIYLVKKFQRSPQLIQRGSFETCTLLANPKAYEIGKRYVDTDLNRCFQRQDLHNPNLWSYEAQRAKVIYQTYGSKGTLEANLIIDLHSSTSNMGLTIILARKLPYNLQLAAYLTSVNPNVKILYSEPKTPENPYLDSFCEFGCSIEVGAVAQGTLNATLFQQTEELLYAILDYVEAYNQGSPLKVKDTLSVYQSIRTIDYPRNETGGIQAMIHPRLQFQDYQALHPGEPIFLTFDGEEIVYEGDAVVYPVFINEAAYYEKGVAMSITQPIQLATI; via the coding sequence ATGAATAAAATTAAACGGCTTGTAATTGTTGGTGGAACCCACGGAAATGAACTTACAGGTATTTATCTGGTGAAAAAATTTCAGCGATCGCCCCAGTTAATCCAGCGAGGTAGCTTTGAAACTTGCACTTTGTTAGCCAATCCCAAAGCATATGAAATAGGCAAACGATATGTAGATACCGATTTGAATCGCTGTTTTCAACGTCAAGATTTGCACAATCCGAATCTATGGAGTTATGAAGCACAACGAGCCAAAGTAATTTACCAAACTTATGGAAGTAAAGGTACTTTAGAGGCAAATTTAATTATCGATTTACACAGTTCAACCTCTAACATGGGATTAACAATTATTCTGGCACGTAAGCTTCCATATAACCTACAGCTGGCTGCTTATCTCACATCTGTAAATCCCAACGTCAAAATACTTTATTCAGAACCCAAAACTCCAGAAAATCCTTATTTGGACTCATTTTGTGAATTTGGTTGCAGTATCGAAGTTGGTGCTGTTGCTCAGGGAACATTGAATGCTACTTTATTTCAGCAAACGGAAGAACTTCTTTACGCAATTCTGGATTATGTGGAAGCCTACAACCAAGGCTCACCATTGAAAGTAAAAGATACACTCAGCGTTTATCAAAGCATTCGCACGATAGATTATCCCAGGAATGAAACTGGAGGAATTCAAGCAATGATTCATCCGAGATTGCAATTTCAAGATTATCAGGCGCTGCATCCAGGAGAACCGATATTCTTGACATTTGATGGTGAGGAAATTGTTTATGAAGGTGACGCAGTTGTGTATCCAGTTTTCATAAATGAAGCAGCTTATTATGAAAAAGGTGTTGCAATGTCTATTACTCAGCCTATCCAACTAGCTACTATTTAG
- a CDS encoding LysR family transcriptional regulator gives MRYLSNFELRQICYFVAIVEAGNNFSRAAEHLEIEQPPLSQRIRALEEALAPEKAHTSKKAHTSKKVLKTVELFNRKTRPLTLTPAGKEFLKEVLLALNHIERAIDAAQQASRGEIGRLIVGVNSGICNSLLPDILQNFRQRFPKVQLELRELTMNEEIEQMRNYQLDVGFEHLPNPYEQDANLCFLPIQEDLLLIGLPENHPLASQSQIPLEALNNELFILPSFQNAPSLHMMTIRLCKEAGFQPKVAQEATWMITVLSLIAGGIGVALLSSSVQNLHRAGVVYRNIQGANLNRKLAAFWRKGEEDSSPILHEFLEVIKGI, from the coding sequence ATACGCTATCTCAGCAACTTTGAGCTAAGACAGATATGTTATTTTGTGGCGATCGTTGAAGCCGGAAACAACTTTAGCAGGGCGGCTGAACATTTAGAAATTGAACAACCTCCCCTTAGCCAAAGAATTCGGGCGCTGGAAGAAGCACTCGCCCCTGAAAAAGCACATACCTCAAAAAAAGCACATACTTCTAAAAAAGTACTCAAAACCGTTGAATTATTTAATCGTAAGACACGTCCGCTGACACTGACACCTGCGGGAAAAGAGTTTTTAAAAGAAGTTTTGCTGGCCCTCAATCACATTGAACGGGCTATTGACGCTGCACAACAAGCTAGTCGGGGGGAAATTGGGCGGTTGATTGTGGGGGTAAATAGTGGGATTTGCAACAGTCTGTTACCTGATATTCTGCAAAACTTTCGCCAACGATTCCCCAAGGTGCAACTTGAACTCCGTGAACTCACAATGAATGAAGAAATTGAGCAAATGCGGAATTATCAACTTGATGTGGGATTTGAACATTTGCCCAATCCTTATGAACAGGATGCAAACTTATGTTTTTTGCCCATCCAAGAAGATTTATTGTTGATTGGGTTACCAGAAAACCATCCCCTCGCCTCCCAATCACAAATTCCTCTAGAAGCGTTAAACAATGAATTATTTATTTTACCTTCATTCCAAAACGCTCCTTCCCTGCATATGATGACGATTCGTCTCTGTAAAGAGGCTGGATTTCAGCCCAAAGTGGCTCAAGAAGCAACTTGGATGATTACAGTTCTCAGCTTAATTGCGGGTGGAATTGGTGTAGCACTGTTGAGTAGTAGTGTTCAAAATTTGCATCGAGCAGGTGTAGTTTATCGCAATATCCAAGGCGCAAATCTCAACCGCAAACTTGCAGCTTTTTGGCGCAAAGGAGAAGAAGACTCATCTCCTATTTTGCATGAATTTTTGGAGGTAATTAAGGGAATATAA
- a CDS encoding TVP38/TMEM64 family protein — translation MVLKQLPPLNSQLKLLLLTLIIATLIILAKHFHLQELLQKSVIWVESLGTLGPIVYMVIYNLATLLFIPGSVLTLKGGCLFGVFWGSIYVLIAAMIGATLAFLIGRYLSRDWVSCQIDKHPKFKAINVAVAKEGWKIVLLTRLSPIFPFNLLNYAFGVTQVSLKDYILGSLGIIPGTVMYVYIGSLAGNLAMINTPNQPSSSEAQIWQWVMQGVGLIATVAVTVYITKVAQKALKGSIDNEV, via the coding sequence ATGGTTTTAAAACAGCTGCCTCCATTAAATAGTCAACTCAAACTATTGCTATTAACTTTAATAATAGCCACCCTGATAATTCTTGCTAAACACTTCCACCTTCAGGAACTTTTGCAAAAATCAGTGATTTGGGTTGAGAGTCTTGGTACTTTAGGGCCCATTGTCTACATGGTCATTTATAATTTAGCAACATTACTCTTCATACCAGGTTCTGTTTTAACACTCAAAGGAGGTTGCCTGTTTGGCGTATTTTGGGGTTCAATTTATGTATTAATTGCTGCAATGATCGGAGCAACTTTGGCTTTTCTCATCGGACGTTACCTGTCACGAGATTGGGTTTCTTGTCAGATTGATAAACATCCTAAATTTAAAGCCATTAATGTAGCAGTTGCCAAAGAGGGATGGAAAATTGTGCTGTTGACTCGCCTTAGCCCCATTTTTCCCTTTAACTTATTAAATTATGCTTTTGGAGTGACACAGGTTTCTCTCAAAGACTATATATTAGGTTCCTTGGGTATCATTCCCGGTACTGTGATGTACGTTTACATCGGTTCCTTAGCTGGTAATCTTGCCATGATTAACACACCCAATCAACCAAGTAGTTCAGAAGCTCAAATTTGGCAGTGGGTGATGCAGGGAGTTGGATTAATTGCTACTGTTGCAGTCACAGTATATATCACAAAAGTTGCTCAGAAAGCTCTCAAAGGAAGTATAGATAATGAAGTATAA
- a CDS encoding TVP38/TMEM64 family protein, with protein sequence MKKQLRANLFDITKLQKFFQLAVLILLNLAIALFLNTNNAWAQESVKTNSFNPQAILLNALQWIDSLGTVGAIAFIALYITATVAFFPGSILTLGAGFVFGVVWGSLYVFVGATLGATAAFLVGRYLARGWVARKIIDNKNFAAIDRAVGREGLKIVLLTRLSPIFPFNLLNYAFGITGVSLKDYFIGSVGMIPGTIMYVYLGSLASNLAMIGTEAQPTNPTVQWAIRILGFLATVGVTIYVTRIARKALEEEVINN encoded by the coding sequence ATGAAAAAACAGCTGAGAGCTAATCTATTTGATATCACCAAACTACAGAAGTTTTTCCAACTGGCTGTGTTAATATTGCTGAATTTGGCGATCGCTCTATTTTTAAACACAAACAATGCTTGGGCACAAGAATCAGTGAAAACCAATTCTTTCAATCCTCAAGCAATTTTACTGAACGCTTTGCAGTGGATTGATAGCCTTGGTACGGTGGGAGCTATTGCTTTTATTGCACTTTACATTACTGCTACCGTTGCTTTCTTCCCAGGCTCTATTTTGACTTTAGGTGCTGGTTTTGTCTTTGGGGTAGTGTGGGGTTCTCTCTACGTTTTTGTGGGTGCAACTTTAGGTGCTACTGCTGCGTTTCTTGTGGGACGTTATTTAGCTAGAGGTTGGGTTGCCCGTAAAATTATAGATAACAAAAATTTTGCTGCTATTGACCGAGCAGTTGGTAGAGAAGGATTAAAAATTGTTCTGTTAACTCGACTTTCTCCGATTTTTCCTTTCAATTTGTTAAACTATGCCTTTGGAATTACGGGGGTTTCTCTCAAGGATTACTTTATCGGTTCTGTGGGTATGATTCCAGGAACAATCATGTACGTTTATCTTGGTTCTTTAGCTAGTAATTTAGCAATGATTGGAACTGAGGCTCAACCCACTAACCCCACTGTGCAATGGGCAATTCGGATTTTGGGTTTTCTGGCAACAGTTGGCGTTACTATTTATGTAACTCGTATTGCCAGGAAAGCTTTAGAAGAAGAGGTAATCAATAATTAA
- a CDS encoding mercuric reductase, which produces MSNSELERIIVRPVDEYNQKLVSYVHPPNWVNPQPADIYDLVVIGAGTAGLVVAAGAAGLDLGLKVALIEKHLMGGDCLNVGCVPSKTIIRSARVVGEIWDAKDLGINIPTHVDVDFAAVMARMRQVRAGISHHDSAERFRALGVDVFLGSGRFASKNTVEVGGKILKFKKAVIATGARAAQPSIPGIETAGYLTNETVFSLIQRPERLAVIGGGPIGCELAQAFRRLGSEVVLFHSGSHILNKEDADAAEIVQKILINEGIRLVLNCQLEEVATVTDGKRLYFSSQGHRDSVTVDEILVGAGRAPNVEGLNLEAVGVEYDKRQGVKVNDYLQTTNPQIYAAGDICMDWKFTHAADAAARIVIKNTLFSPFGLGRSRLSSLVMPWVTYTDPEIAHVGIYEHQAQKLGIDVATIAIPLSSVDRAIADNQESGFVKILHKKGSDEILGATIVASHAGEMISQVTTAIVNKIGLNKLSSVIHPYPTQAEGIKKAADAYRRTLLTARTKKLLGFLTKLS; this is translated from the coding sequence ATGTCCAATTCAGAATTAGAAAGAATTATTGTTCGCCCAGTGGATGAGTATAATCAAAAGTTGGTGTCCTACGTTCATCCACCAAATTGGGTTAATCCTCAACCTGCTGATATTTACGACTTGGTTGTCATTGGTGCTGGGACAGCAGGTTTAGTGGTGGCGGCGGGTGCAGCGGGTTTAGATTTAGGTTTGAAGGTGGCATTGATTGAAAAGCATCTCATGGGAGGAGATTGCTTGAATGTTGGTTGCGTACCATCTAAAACTATTATTCGGTCTGCTCGTGTGGTTGGGGAAATTTGGGATGCCAAAGATTTAGGAATTAACATTCCTACACATGTTGATGTTGATTTTGCCGCAGTTATGGCAAGGATGCGGCAGGTAAGGGCTGGTATTAGCCATCATGACTCGGCTGAGCGCTTTCGAGCGCTGGGTGTGGATGTATTCTTGGGTAGCGGTCGGTTTGCGAGTAAAAATACTGTGGAAGTTGGCGGTAAGATTCTCAAGTTTAAAAAAGCTGTAATTGCCACAGGTGCTAGAGCTGCACAACCCTCGATTCCAGGAATTGAAACAGCGGGCTATCTGACTAATGAAACGGTTTTTTCTCTAATTCAACGACCGGAACGGTTAGCGGTAATTGGCGGTGGCCCTATCGGTTGCGAATTGGCGCAAGCTTTCCGGCGTTTGGGTAGTGAGGTAGTACTTTTTCATAGTGGTTCTCACATCCTGAATAAAGAAGATGCTGACGCTGCCGAAATTGTGCAAAAAATCTTGATTAATGAAGGAATTCGCTTAGTACTGAATTGCCAATTAGAAGAGGTCGCAACTGTCACCGACGGCAAGCGGCTTTATTTTTCTTCTCAGGGACATCGAGATTCTGTGACTGTAGATGAAATTTTAGTAGGCGCAGGACGTGCCCCGAATGTGGAGGGTTTGAATTTAGAAGCAGTGGGGGTGGAATATGACAAGCGCCAAGGTGTGAAAGTGAATGATTACCTGCAAACTACGAATCCTCAGATTTATGCAGCTGGCGATATTTGCATGGACTGGAAGTTTACCCATGCAGCGGATGCAGCAGCCAGGATTGTGATTAAGAATACACTGTTTTCTCCCTTTGGCTTAGGACGCTCCCGACTCAGTAGTCTGGTAATGCCGTGGGTAACGTATACTGACCCGGAAATTGCCCATGTGGGGATCTACGAACACCAAGCACAGAAGTTAGGCATTGATGTAGCGACGATCGCAATTCCTTTGAGTAGTGTAGACCGAGCGATCGCTGACAATCAAGAATCAGGATTTGTGAAAATTCTCCACAAAAAGGGGTCTGATGAAATTTTGGGTGCGACTATTGTCGCCAGTCATGCAGGCGAGATGATTTCCCAAGTGACAACGGCAATTGTGAATAAGATTGGTTTAAACAAATTAAGCAGCGTCATTCATCCTTATCCGACTCAAGCCGAGGGCATTAAAAAGGCAGCAGATGCTTATCGTCGCACACTGCTGACAGCGCGTACTAAAAAGTTATTAGGATTTCTGACTAAGCTTTCTTGA